The genomic window TAGGCGAAGGTGTACCCCGCGTCGAGCAGCCGTGACGGGATGCAGCGGCGGCCAGTGAGGGCGAGTGCCGCATCGGTGCGCAGCAGCATCGCGCCCAGACGCACGAGCGGGGCCGGCGTCGGTGGTACTGGGGGACGGTGCAACACCTGGCGCAGGGCCGCCATCAGCTCAGCGTTGCGGACCGGGTGCGGGCTGGTGGCGTGCACCACGCCGACCATGGTCACGTCGTCGAGGGATCGACGCACGATTGCGAGCAGATCGGCGATGTGCAGCCAGCTCACCCACTGCCGCCCGGAGCCGACCCGCCCGCCCAAACCCCAGCGGGTCAGACCGGCCAGCCGGTCCAGCGCGGGAGTGTCACGGTCTAGGACCACACCCGTACGTAGGACCACCTGCCGCCCGGCCGGCTGCTCCGCTGCGGCCTGCTCCCAAGCTCGGGCGACGCCGGCCATCTGCGCCGGGCCGTCGGCCGCCGGAGCGTTCTCGTCCAGGACAGCGTCACCGCCGTCCCCGTAGATCGCCAGCGTGCTCGCCTGGACCCACACCGTCGGCGGCTCATCCAGACCCGCCGCGGCGCAGGCCAACGCGCGAGTGGGCTGGACGCGGGAACGGGTCAGCAGCTCGACGTTGGCCGCCGTCGGCCGGCGGTCGACGAGCTCGCCAGCAAGGTTCACCACCGCGGCGCCCGCCAACTCGGCCGCCCACGAACCCACCGTGGCGCCATCCCAGAACACCTGCCGGTACGGCCACCCCGGCCGAACGGACCGGGTCAGCACCACCACCTCGTCGCCCCGCGTAGTCAGGTCGGCCGCGATGCGCCGACCTAGGGCACCTGATCCACCCGCTAGTACAACCTTCACAACCTCGTCCCCTCCCGCTCTTCCGTGTCATGATCCCCGACCAGCACCCAACCAGAAGCTCGGCAAGGCCTCCGCCTGGTGGCCCACCCGCCGTCGCGGTCCGACCAGCCGGCCGCCGGCGATCGGAACGCACTCAATTCGGTAGATCCGGTCGTCTCCGGCGCGCTGTCAGCGGCCATGTGAGTGCGCGGGCGCCTCGAGACATTCACTCCGGGCAGAGGCTTCGCTGCCACATCGGGGAGCGGATCCCTAAGCTTGATCGGTGCACCGGGTCAATCTGTACGCCGCCGACGGGGGCCTTGGGCTGGTCGTCACCGGCCGCGACATGCCTGGTCTGCGGCTTGAGGTCGCGTCTGGCGGGCGCCTGCTGCTACGTCAACCGAGCCGCCTGGTCCTTCTCGGGAAGGTGCACCGCTGGAACTATGGCGTGCACGTGTACCGGACCGGGGGCTACGTCTCGCCGCTTCCCCCACTGCGAGCCGACCACGCTCGCCAGGTCACTCCACTCGGCAGCGCGGCCTGGTTCGATCGATGGGCCCATCAATTCGCCTCTTGGCTGGATGATGCCGATACAGGGCCGTTGCACAACGGGTTCTGGTTCCTCCGCCCGCGCAGGCTGCCGCCGTACTGCCTGCGAGGCGACCTCACCCAGGACTACCCCGCCGCCTACCTTGACTGGTTGGAGGGTTGGAACGGCGTGCTGCCAATGCGTCAGCTACCCGATGCCGATGCCGCCCGCGTTAAGGCCTACCGCAGACAGGCCCGCGAGCAAGTGCTTCCGCCGATCCTGCTGTGGTCCGTCAGTGGCTTCGACGGCTACCTGCTGATTGACGGACACTGCCGTCTGGCCGCAGCCCTCGCTGAGGGTATCGAACCATCAGTCCTGGTCTTGGCCATCGGCTCGGATCCCGAAGTCGACCACGAGTGGCTCGACCACGCCGCCGCTCACGTCGAACTGCTGGATCGAGTGAACGAGCAGGCTGTGCGGGGCCGCGCCGACGCGCTGCGGGCCGCAGATGCCCTCACACGTCGGTTCGCCGAC from Micromonospora kangleipakensis includes these protein-coding regions:
- a CDS encoding TIGR01777 family oxidoreductase; protein product: MKVVLAGGSGALGRRIAADLTTRGDEVVVLTRSVRPGWPYRQVFWDGATVGSWAAELAGAAVVNLAGELVDRRPTAANVELLTRSRVQPTRALACAAAGLDEPPTVWVQASTLAIYGDGGDAVLDENAPAADGPAQMAGVARAWEQAAAEQPAGRQVVLRTGVVLDRDTPALDRLAGLTRWGLGGRVGSGRQWVSWLHIADLLAIVRRSLDDVTMVGVVHATSPHPVRNAELMAALRQVLHRPPVPPTPAPLVRLGAMLLRTDAALALTGRRCIPSRLLDAGYTFAYPHLVPALQSLLGNRP